A genomic stretch from Akkermansia massiliensis includes:
- a CDS encoding tetratricopeptide repeat protein: MKACTFLLAALTLALLPASAQQTPPEPPSPAWIQEFNSLPEATRKSYIDQFRKAEQLFAQKRTMECLFSLTELEKLYAGNPGLYNLRGACYIEIRNIEKALENFEKAQKLDPSNLTIQFNLAEAHYVNHDYARALKAFTELLPPFKDNPGMTPLLQFKRYICARKLDNRPLAKELENLYGPMDDTPYYYCTQAIVKFMGGDKDAAQEQLLSAIRIHGGTSAIQAFTDAMTEAGILPSPYGQTVPTEQPAKTGLEKRR, from the coding sequence ATGAAAGCATGCACCTTCCTACTGGCAGCCCTGACGCTTGCCCTTCTCCCCGCCTCCGCGCAGCAAACACCGCCGGAACCTCCGTCCCCGGCGTGGATTCAGGAATTCAACAGCCTGCCGGAAGCAACCAGAAAAAGCTACATTGACCAATTCCGCAAGGCGGAACAGCTCTTTGCGCAGAAGAGAACCATGGAATGCCTCTTCTCCCTGACGGAGCTGGAAAAGCTTTATGCAGGAAACCCGGGCTTATACAATCTCCGCGGCGCATGCTACATTGAAATCCGCAACATTGAAAAGGCCCTGGAAAACTTTGAAAAGGCCCAGAAGCTGGATCCCTCCAACCTCACCATTCAGTTCAACCTGGCGGAAGCGCACTACGTCAATCATGACTATGCCAGGGCGCTGAAAGCCTTCACGGAGCTTCTGCCTCCCTTCAAAGACAATCCCGGCATGACTCCCCTGCTGCAATTCAAGCGCTATATCTGCGCCCGCAAGCTGGACAACCGGCCCCTGGCCAAGGAACTGGAAAACCTGTACGGCCCGATGGACGACACGCCGTACTACTACTGCACCCAGGCCATCGTCAAATTCATGGGAGGAGACAAGGACGCCGCCCAGGAACAGCTCCTTTCCGCCATCCGCATCCACGGAGGCACCAGCGCCATCCAGGCCTTTACGGACGCCATGACGGAAGCCGGCATCCTGCCCTCCCCCTACGGGCAGACCGTCCCAACGGAACAACCGGCTAAAACAGGGCTGGAAAAACGCCGCTGA
- a CDS encoding LptF/LptG family permease codes for MKIFDRYIARQLLGVTALGVMALSALLLLGNLFKELRPLLVENKAPISIVLEFIFQVIPFSLMFSIPWGFLTAVLLVYGRLASDNELTSMRMSGMSLWRLSAPAIAIGIALSGLCYWINIDIAPRAKQSISELLIKAASINPKGLLNEGQAITKFDNLEIYIDKRVDDVIHGMHIYQKADDKSPAVAMHSERVTMDFSPEKKTLYLHLINPLITTQEKDSISQSVTMDEMPLSINLDKSRSRRIKANRFTNREIREALNTPGYLDKKQTTEFATELPRRASFSLACIVFALIGVPLAINTRRKDTSTGFALGILIASLYFVALIFADLSRKSDTMLPYILLWLPNVITIAVALYLHNQARHKG; via the coding sequence ATGAAGATCTTTGACAGATACATTGCCCGCCAGCTGCTGGGTGTTACGGCCCTGGGGGTGATGGCCCTGAGCGCCCTGCTGCTCCTGGGCAACCTGTTCAAGGAACTGCGCCCCCTTCTGGTGGAAAACAAGGCGCCCATCAGCATCGTTCTGGAATTCATCTTCCAGGTAATACCCTTCTCGCTGATGTTCTCCATTCCATGGGGATTCCTGACGGCCGTGCTGCTGGTATACGGACGCCTGGCCTCGGACAACGAACTCACCTCCATGCGCATGTCCGGCATGAGCCTGTGGCGTCTGAGCGCCCCCGCCATCGCCATCGGCATCGCCCTCTCCGGCCTCTGCTACTGGATCAACATAGACATCGCGCCCCGCGCCAAGCAATCCATTTCCGAACTGCTCATCAAGGCCGCCTCCATCAACCCGAAGGGGCTTCTCAATGAAGGACAGGCCATCACCAAATTCGATAATCTGGAAATCTACATTGACAAGCGCGTGGACGACGTCATCCACGGCATGCACATCTATCAGAAGGCGGACGACAAATCCCCCGCCGTGGCCATGCACTCGGAACGCGTGACCATGGACTTCTCTCCCGAGAAAAAAACCCTTTACCTGCACCTCATCAATCCGCTCATCACCACGCAGGAAAAGGACTCCATCTCCCAAAGCGTGACCATGGATGAAATGCCCCTGAGCATCAACCTGGACAAATCCCGCTCCCGGCGCATCAAGGCCAACCGCTTCACCAACCGGGAAATCAGGGAAGCCCTGAACACGCCCGGCTATCTGGATAAAAAACAGACCACGGAATTCGCCACGGAACTGCCCAGGCGCGCCTCCTTCTCCCTGGCCTGCATCGTCTTTGCCCTCATTGGCGTGCCCCTGGCCATCAACACCCGCAGAAAAGACACCTCCACGGGATTTGCCCTGGGCATCCTGATCGCCTCCCTCTACTTTGTGGCCCTGATCTTTGCGGACCTGTCCCGGAAAAGCGACACGATGCTCCCCTACATCCTGCTATGGCTTCCCAACGTCATCACGATCGCCGTGGCGCTGTACCTTCACAATCAGGCCAGGCACAAGGGATAA
- the gpmI gene encoding 2,3-bisphosphoglycerate-independent phosphoglycerate mutase: MSSKKPVVLVIRDGWGRNPLGPDVAKEYGDATVLADTPFTDYLLANYPHSLLGASGEDVGLPDGQMGNSEVGHLNLGAGRVVFQDLCRVDNAIKDGSMGENSVLKTAFSQAAGSRLHLLGLVSDGGVHSHINHLVGIVKYAYEAGVRDICIHAITDGRDCSLTSGAGFMRQLEEAIKPYGAKIATVIGRFYAMDRDKRWDRNKLAWDAIVLGRGEQCTCSPSEYVEQCYAKGETDEFLKPGIFAYGNEQRVRDNDVVFFFNFRADRARQMSDAFLYPGFDGFDREVTPRVHYVTLTEYDAKYPSPIVFEQEQLDNIFGQIVSEAGKTQLRIAETEKYAHVTFFFNGGVETQFPGEDRILVPSPREVATYDLKPQMSAEEVADKFVDAVDKYDVVIMNFANGDMVGHTGFVEAGVAACEAVDSALEKCVKKVLALGGKLLITADHGNAEHMRNEDGSPNTAHTTNLVDLIYVADDKDQVNLSNGILADVAPTLLNLMGLKQPAEMSGHSLVTPKK, from the coding sequence ATGTCTTCTAAAAAGCCTGTCGTTCTTGTCATTCGCGACGGCTGGGGCCGCAATCCGTTGGGGCCTGATGTCGCGAAAGAGTACGGTGACGCCACTGTTCTGGCTGATACCCCCTTTACTGATTACCTCCTGGCCAACTATCCCCACAGCCTGCTGGGCGCTTCCGGGGAGGACGTGGGCCTTCCGGACGGGCAGATGGGCAACTCCGAAGTGGGGCACCTGAACCTGGGCGCTGGCCGCGTGGTTTTCCAGGATCTTTGCCGGGTGGACAACGCCATCAAGGACGGCTCCATGGGTGAAAATTCCGTGCTGAAGACCGCTTTTTCCCAGGCCGCCGGCTCCCGCCTGCACCTGCTCGGCCTGGTGAGCGACGGCGGCGTGCACAGCCATATCAACCATTTGGTAGGCATCGTCAAATACGCCTATGAAGCGGGCGTGCGCGACATCTGCATCCATGCCATCACGGACGGCCGTGACTGTTCCCTCACCAGCGGGGCCGGATTCATGCGCCAACTGGAAGAAGCCATCAAGCCTTACGGCGCGAAAATCGCCACGGTTATCGGCCGCTTCTATGCGATGGACCGCGACAAGCGCTGGGACCGCAACAAGCTGGCATGGGACGCCATCGTGCTGGGCCGCGGCGAACAGTGCACCTGTTCCCCCTCCGAATATGTGGAACAGTGCTACGCCAAGGGCGAGACGGATGAATTCCTGAAGCCCGGCATTTTTGCCTACGGCAACGAACAGCGCGTGCGCGATAATGACGTGGTGTTTTTCTTCAACTTCCGTGCGGACCGCGCCCGCCAGATGAGCGATGCCTTCCTGTATCCCGGGTTTGACGGCTTTGACCGTGAAGTGACGCCCAGGGTTCATTATGTGACGCTGACGGAGTACGATGCCAAGTATCCCTCCCCCATCGTTTTTGAACAGGAGCAGCTGGACAACATTTTCGGACAGATTGTGTCAGAAGCCGGGAAGACTCAGCTCCGCATTGCGGAAACGGAAAAATACGCCCACGTCACTTTCTTCTTTAACGGAGGCGTGGAAACGCAGTTCCCCGGCGAGGACCGCATTCTGGTTCCCTCCCCCCGTGAAGTGGCCACTTATGACCTCAAGCCCCAGATGAGCGCGGAGGAAGTGGCGGACAAGTTTGTGGACGCCGTGGACAAGTACGACGTGGTGATCATGAATTTTGCCAACGGGGACATGGTGGGCCATACCGGATTTGTGGAAGCCGGAGTCGCCGCCTGCGAAGCGGTGGACAGCGCCCTGGAAAAGTGCGTGAAGAAGGTGCTGGCCCTGGGCGGCAAGCTGCTCATCACCGCGGACCATGGCAATGCCGAACACATGCGCAATGAGGACGGCTCCCCGAACACGGCCCATACCACCAATCTTGTGGACCTCATTTATGTGGCGGACGACAAGGACCAGGTCAACCTCTCCAACGGCATTCTGGCGGACGTGGCCCCCACCCTGCTGAACCTGATGGGGCTGAAACAGCCTGCCGAAATGTCCGGGCATTCCCTGGTGACGCCGAAAAAATAA
- the dxs gene encoding 1-deoxy-D-xylulose-5-phosphate synthase, which yields MNSPLPELPELLASIRSHADLMKIPESELPWLAEEIRNTLIHSLSLTGGHLGPNLGVVELSIALHRVFETPRDKIIFDVSHQAYVHKMLTGRAPLIHTIRQHEGLSGFAKMSESPHDAYGAGHAGTALSAALGMCAARDLKGEDYHVVAVAGDAAFTCGTTLEALNNISQTTKRYITILNDNEWAIDKNVGALAKYFNSLQTSETFSWLRDKTASFIEKLGGTQARDFAFKLEGTTKNLIFPSLLFNKFGLRYFGPLDGHDIPTLIRTLSYIKDLNEPVILHVVTQKGKGYQPALDNPTKFHGLGSYCVRDGETQATATPTFSHIFGSTLVEMAHEDESVTAITAAMASGTKLDLFKEAFPKRYFDVGIAEEHGALFACGLAAEGMKPYIAIYSTFMQRCIDMIQHDAALQKLPVRFCMDRAGLSPDDGPTHHGLFDIAMIRSIPNIVFMQPKDEAEFVHMLRTMNHYQNGPTVIRYPRGCGAGVPLPSTPEILPIGKAEVLQTGKDVTLVSLGTMIGIARETAALLEAQGHTVTLINARFIKPLDDECIRRHAASSRVVCTFEDHSISGGFNSAVLESLEAGGVTTPVEAIAWPDQFIEHGSEPILRKKYGLTAEAALQKIIPHLNS from the coding sequence ATGAATTCTCCCTTACCTGAACTTCCGGAGCTGCTGGCAAGCATCCGCAGCCATGCAGACCTGATGAAAATCCCTGAGTCGGAACTGCCCTGGCTCGCGGAAGAAATCCGGAACACCCTCATCCACTCCCTTTCCCTCACCGGCGGCCATCTGGGCCCCAACCTGGGCGTGGTGGAACTGAGCATTGCCCTTCACCGCGTCTTTGAAACACCGCGGGACAAAATCATCTTTGACGTTTCCCACCAGGCCTACGTCCATAAAATGCTCACGGGGCGCGCCCCGCTGATTCACACCATCCGCCAGCATGAAGGGCTCTCCGGCTTTGCCAAAATGTCGGAATCCCCCCATGACGCCTACGGTGCAGGCCACGCGGGCACGGCGCTTTCCGCCGCCCTGGGCATGTGCGCGGCCAGGGATCTGAAAGGGGAGGACTACCATGTAGTGGCCGTGGCCGGGGATGCGGCATTCACCTGCGGCACCACCCTGGAGGCGCTGAACAACATCAGCCAGACCACCAAGCGCTACATCACCATTCTGAACGACAATGAATGGGCCATTGATAAAAACGTGGGCGCGCTGGCAAAATACTTCAACTCCCTGCAAACCTCGGAAACCTTCTCCTGGCTGAGGGACAAGACGGCCTCCTTCATTGAAAAGCTGGGGGGAACGCAGGCTAGGGACTTCGCCTTCAAGCTGGAAGGCACCACCAAGAACCTCATCTTCCCCTCCCTGCTCTTCAATAAATTCGGCCTGCGCTACTTCGGCCCCTTGGACGGGCACGACATCCCCACCCTCATCCGCACCCTTTCCTACATCAAGGACCTCAACGAACCCGTTATCCTGCACGTGGTCACCCAGAAGGGAAAAGGCTACCAGCCCGCACTGGACAACCCCACCAAATTCCACGGCCTGGGCTCCTACTGCGTGCGGGACGGCGAAACGCAGGCAACCGCCACCCCCACCTTCTCCCACATCTTCGGTTCCACGCTGGTGGAAATGGCGCACGAGGACGAATCCGTCACGGCCATCACGGCCGCCATGGCCAGCGGCACCAAGCTGGACCTGTTCAAGGAAGCCTTCCCAAAACGCTACTTTGACGTAGGCATTGCGGAAGAACACGGAGCCCTCTTTGCGTGCGGGCTGGCGGCGGAAGGCATGAAGCCCTACATCGCCATTTACTCCACCTTCATGCAGCGCTGCATTGACATGATCCAGCATGACGCCGCGCTCCAAAAGCTGCCCGTGCGCTTCTGCATGGACCGCGCCGGGCTCTCCCCGGACGACGGCCCCACGCATCACGGCCTGTTTGACATCGCCATGATCCGCAGCATCCCGAACATCGTCTTCATGCAACCCAAGGATGAAGCGGAATTCGTCCACATGCTCCGGACCATGAACCATTACCAGAACGGCCCCACCGTCATCCGCTATCCCCGGGGTTGCGGCGCCGGGGTCCCCCTTCCCTCCACGCCGGAAATTCTCCCCATCGGCAAGGCGGAAGTGCTCCAGACGGGGAAGGACGTGACTCTCGTTTCCCTGGGCACCATGATCGGCATCGCCCGGGAGACGGCAGCGCTGCTGGAAGCGCAGGGCCACACGGTCACCCTCATCAACGCCCGCTTCATCAAGCCTTTGGATGACGAATGCATCCGCCGGCATGCGGCCTCCAGCCGGGTGGTCTGCACCTTTGAAGACCATTCCATCAGCGGCGGCTTCAACTCCGCCGTGCTTGAATCCCTGGAAGCCGGAGGCGTCACCACGCCCGTGGAAGCCATCGCATGGCCGGACCAGTTCATCGAACACGGTTCGGAACCCATCCTCAGAAAAAAATATGGACTCACGGCGGAAGCCGCGCTACAAAAAATCATTCCCCACCTGAATTCCTGA
- a CDS encoding sensor histidine kinase: MKKDTIDKLIGRIDHIKEEDLQRFFVKLAEQQGFFQQVFEAIQEGLILLDSKGKILFVNQAALKLLDKERGQITPEDFCIFLGRDCTWDTIQQSRTAVSRDVEIFYPEHKFLNIFISPIGGRSQGHLILIRDETPRQKKNAENIEAERLNALTLLAAGVAHEIGNPLNSIGLHLQLLARKAKQLPAEYRTDMEELLKTAESETTRLDVILKQFLQAIRPTKPIREPHNIETIIMEVLKLLEPEIRQRGIQINTDLQPSLPILSLDPVQIKQVFYNLIKNAYQSIPPEGGTILVKSGYTDDSVFVTVADTGCGISPEVMGSIYEPFLTTKSTGSGLGLLIVRRIVKEHGGSITLASQPGQGTTITVFLPRVERTIRLLPSSIPS, translated from the coding sequence ATGAAGAAAGACACCATCGATAAGCTGATCGGCCGCATTGACCATATCAAGGAAGAGGACCTCCAGCGTTTCTTTGTAAAGCTGGCGGAACAGCAGGGTTTTTTCCAGCAGGTGTTTGAAGCCATCCAGGAAGGCCTGATCCTGCTGGACAGCAAGGGAAAAATCCTGTTTGTCAACCAGGCCGCCCTCAAGCTCCTTGACAAGGAACGCGGCCAGATCACGCCGGAAGACTTCTGCATCTTCCTGGGCAGGGACTGCACCTGGGACACCATCCAGCAGAGCCGGACCGCCGTTTCCCGGGACGTGGAGATTTTTTATCCGGAGCACAAATTCCTGAACATTTTCATCTCCCCCATCGGCGGCAGGAGCCAGGGCCATCTGATCCTGATACGGGATGAAACGCCCCGGCAGAAGAAAAACGCGGAGAACATCGAGGCGGAACGCCTGAACGCCCTCACGCTGCTGGCCGCGGGGGTGGCCCATGAAATAGGCAACCCCCTCAACTCCATCGGCCTTCATCTCCAGCTCCTGGCCCGGAAGGCAAAACAACTGCCCGCGGAGTACCGGACGGACATGGAAGAACTGCTGAAAACGGCAGAGAGCGAAACCACGCGGCTGGACGTCATTCTGAAACAATTCCTCCAGGCCATCCGCCCCACCAAGCCCATCCGGGAACCCCACAACATTGAAACCATCATCATGGAGGTCCTGAAACTGCTGGAGCCGGAAATCCGCCAGCGCGGCATCCAGATCAACACGGACCTCCAGCCCAGCCTCCCCATCCTCAGCCTGGACCCCGTCCAGATCAAGCAGGTCTTCTACAACCTGATCAAAAACGCCTACCAGTCCATCCCGCCGGAGGGAGGCACCATTCTGGTTAAAAGCGGTTATACGGATGACAGCGTGTTCGTCACCGTGGCGGATACCGGCTGCGGCATTTCCCCGGAAGTCATGGGCAGCATTTACGAACCTTTCCTGACCACCAAATCCACCGGCTCCGGCCTGGGCCTGCTCATCGTGCGCCGCATCGTGAAGGAACACGGCGGCTCCATCACCCTGGCCAGCCAGCCGGGGCAGGGAACCACCATCACGGTCTTCCTGCCGCGCGTGGAACGCACCATCAGGCTCCTGCCCTCCTCCATCCCGTCATGA
- a CDS encoding acyl-CoA thioesterase yields the protein MPEELPCIPFVRTRQVAFHDTDASGVAHFTRLLCLVEEVEHEYLRSQGLEVLSPDCGWPRVHVEVDYASSAGLGDWLSIELSLGAVGTSSLEWKFAVFHSEHPVMSGRYVVVRVGKGGKPQAISESEKECLISGFSKGGDACK from the coding sequence ATGCCTGAAGAACTTCCCTGCATCCCCTTTGTCAGAACACGCCAGGTAGCCTTTCACGATACGGACGCCTCCGGCGTGGCTCATTTCACCCGGCTGCTGTGCCTGGTAGAGGAGGTGGAGCACGAGTACCTGCGTTCCCAGGGGCTGGAGGTTCTTTCCCCCGATTGCGGCTGGCCCCGCGTGCATGTGGAGGTGGATTACGCCAGTTCCGCCGGTCTGGGCGACTGGTTGAGCATTGAATTGAGCCTGGGAGCGGTGGGAACCAGTTCGCTGGAATGGAAGTTTGCGGTGTTCCATTCGGAGCATCCGGTCATGAGTGGAAGGTATGTAGTTGTCCGCGTGGGGAAGGGGGGGAAACCGCAGGCTATTTCAGAGTCGGAGAAGGAATGCCTGATTTCAGGCTTTTCAAAAGGAGGGGATGCCTGTAAATAA
- a CDS encoding acyltransferase family protein: protein MRRKPLRHLNLKGNVSEPSSLKPVHPGGRLHSSSTKDCSAPRGQGNASPSPVCNGLLIRWLPDMLPVRNYGLDLLRILLCLTVVFFHYSGGWNCGGSVAVDGFFVLSGFLAVRSAGGFTQGSIGEYCRKKADACCRCC from the coding sequence ATGCGGCGCAAGCCTCTCCGGCATCTCAATTTGAAAGGGAACGTTAGCGAACCCTCTTCCCTAAAGCCGGTACATCCTGGCGGACGTTTGCATTCCAGTTCCACAAAGGACTGCTCCGCTCCCCGTGGACAGGGGAATGCTTCCCCGTCTCCAGTCTGTAACGGATTGCTTATCCGTTGGCTTCCGGATATGCTGCCTGTCAGGAATTATGGATTGGATCTGCTGAGAATTTTGTTGTGCCTGACGGTTGTCTTTTTCCATTACAGCGGGGGATGGAATTGCGGAGGGAGCGTGGCTGTGGATGGCTTTTTTGTCTTGAGCGGTTTTCTGGCCGTTCGATCCGCCGGAGGTTTCACACAAGGAAGCATCGGGGAATATTGCCGGAAAAAGGCTGACGCCTGCTGCCGGTGCTGTTGA
- the xseB gene encoding exodeoxyribonuclease VII small subunit — translation MAKQRKNAPGFEESVARLEEIIRLTEAPVTELEDMIALVEEGNKLIRHCRGILHDAELRIQTLSNPETVQDGTDPDEPDSNEFSLT, via the coding sequence ATGGCCAAACAACGGAAAAACGCTCCCGGATTTGAAGAATCCGTAGCCCGCCTGGAAGAAATCATACGCTTGACGGAAGCCCCCGTCACCGAACTGGAAGACATGATAGCCCTGGTGGAAGAAGGCAACAAGCTCATCCGCCACTGCCGCGGCATCCTTCATGATGCGGAACTGCGCATCCAAACCCTCAGCAACCCGGAGACCGTCCAGGATGGAACGGATCCCGATGAACCAGACAGCAATGAATTCTCCCTTACCTGA
- the rpsL gene encoding 30S ribosomal protein S12 — MPTINQLVRKGRITPEEKSKSRALHSCPQRRGVCLQVMTRTPKKPNSALRKVAKVRLTNGEEVIAYIGGEGHNLQEHSIVLVRGGRVKDLPGVRYHIVRGALDCLGVDKRRQGRSKYGAKRPKVAAK; from the coding sequence ATGCCGACCATTAATCAGCTCGTCCGCAAGGGACGTATTACTCCGGAAGAGAAGTCCAAGTCACGCGCTCTTCATAGCTGCCCGCAACGCCGCGGTGTTTGTCTCCAGGTAATGACCCGTACGCCCAAGAAGCCGAACTCGGCTCTTCGTAAAGTGGCTAAAGTCCGTCTTACCAATGGTGAAGAAGTGATCGCCTACATCGGCGGTGAAGGTCACAACCTCCAGGAACACTCTATCGTGCTCGTTCGCGGCGGTCGTGTGAAGGACTTGCCGGGTGTTCGCTACCATATCGTCCGCGGGGCTCTTGACTGCCTCGGTGTTGACAAGCGCCGCCAGGGCCGCTCCAAGTATGGCGCCAAGCGCCCGAAGGTTGCCGCCAAGTAA
- the recO gene encoding DNA repair protein RecO, producing the protein MNAEATVLKLYPLGENGLIVVWCTEEGIIRTAAKSARKPNSPFAGRLDLFYQCRMQWTQAKTGDLHSLTSADLLSPRLPLRKSYLRLSAAGYFARLFLQMLEPDTPIPEFYDLLQRAYAYLENNDPSLRAVLHFEQELARLHGIAHPGIPAHVILKSHFGKLPPQREKLLGSLEQKEN; encoded by the coding sequence ATGAATGCGGAAGCGACGGTCCTGAAGCTCTATCCCCTGGGAGAGAACGGCCTGATTGTCGTCTGGTGCACGGAGGAAGGCATCATCAGAACGGCGGCCAAAAGCGCCAGAAAGCCCAACAGCCCCTTTGCCGGGCGCCTGGACCTCTTCTACCAGTGCCGCATGCAGTGGACGCAGGCAAAAACGGGAGACCTGCACTCCCTGACTTCCGCGGACCTGCTCTCCCCCCGCCTGCCCCTCCGGAAAAGCTACCTCCGGCTCAGCGCGGCAGGCTACTTCGCGCGCCTGTTTCTCCAAATGCTGGAGCCGGACACGCCCATCCCGGAATTCTACGACCTCCTGCAACGGGCATACGCCTATCTGGAAAACAACGACCCCTCCCTCCGCGCCGTCCTGCACTTTGAACAGGAACTCGCGCGGCTGCACGGCATCGCGCATCCCGGCATTCCGGCGCACGTCATTCTGAAATCCCACTTCGGCAAGCTTCCCCCACAGCGGGAAAAACTGCTCGGCAGCCTGGAACAAAAAGAAAACTGA
- the rpsG gene encoding 30S ribosomal protein S7, giving the protein MARRKRVYRKIERRDPRYDSALVGKLISKVMLDGKRSLAERIVYAAIDMANEGTDSIDPLEVITRAIENAKPRVEVKSRRVGGATYQVPLEVDPARSESLAMRWIVNYARNRKGVPMHKALANEIKEAANNQGSSVRKRDDVHKMAQANRAFAHFRW; this is encoded by the coding sequence ATGGCCCGCCGTAAACGCGTCTATAGAAAAATCGAACGTCGTGACCCCCGTTACGACAGCGCTCTTGTTGGCAAACTGATCAGCAAGGTTATGCTGGATGGCAAGCGCTCCCTTGCGGAACGCATTGTTTATGCCGCCATCGACATGGCTAACGAAGGCACGGACAGCATTGATCCCCTGGAAGTGATCACCCGCGCCATTGAAAATGCCAAGCCCCGTGTGGAAGTGAAGAGCCGCCGCGTAGGTGGCGCCACCTACCAGGTGCCTCTGGAAGTGGACCCGGCCCGTTCCGAATCCCTGGCCATGCGCTGGATTGTGAACTACGCCCGCAACCGCAAGGGCGTGCCGATGCACAAGGCTCTTGCCAACGAAATCAAGGAAGCCGCCAACAACCAGGGTTCCTCCGTCCGCAAGCGCGACGACGTTCACAAGATGGCCCAGGCCAACCGCGCCTTTGCCCACTTCCGCTGGTAA
- a CDS encoding sigma-54-dependent transcriptional regulator, translated as MKMPVLLIVDDEKPTRDALRMGFQDDYEVYTAANLSQAVTLLREESPDLVLTDLRLGGESGMDVLKAAASLPHPPQSIMMTAYGSVDAAVEAMKQGAYDFVTKPLNLDAVELVLKRALHTRNLETANQELTTRIQADSGLQKLLGRSAAMEHVFSIIRQVAPSKTTVLIEGESGTGKELVAQAIHSLSGRPENKFVAVNCAALSPQLLESELFGHEKGSFTGAGQRRIGRFEQADGGTIFLDEIGEIDAGTQVRLLRVLSERTIERVGSNTPIPVNVRIIAATNKSLKKLVQEGKFREDLYFRLNVVHIQMPPLRDRREDVPLLATAFLKEFARENNKEFKPLSRDALDAVRNYSWPGNVRELRTAMEHGVVMSNSASIELSHLPPRLHAPQQPAAPGSMAQEQLEDNAPSTQNGLVPAGVLNLSLLERNAIQQALARSNGNRTAAAHLLGISRRTLQRKLQDIQPS; from the coding sequence ATGAAGATGCCCGTTCTGCTGATCGTAGATGATGAAAAACCCACGCGCGACGCCCTGCGCATGGGCTTTCAGGACGATTACGAAGTGTACACTGCCGCCAATCTTTCCCAGGCCGTCACTCTCCTGCGGGAGGAATCCCCGGACCTGGTCCTGACGGACCTGCGGCTGGGCGGGGAAAGCGGCATGGACGTGCTGAAAGCCGCGGCTTCTCTGCCCCATCCCCCCCAGAGCATCATGATGACCGCCTACGGATCCGTGGACGCCGCCGTGGAAGCCATGAAACAGGGCGCGTACGACTTCGTCACAAAGCCCCTGAACCTGGATGCCGTGGAGCTGGTGCTCAAAAGGGCGCTCCATACCCGGAACCTGGAGACGGCCAACCAGGAGCTCACCACCCGCATCCAGGCGGACTCCGGCCTGCAAAAACTGCTCGGACGGTCCGCCGCCATGGAACACGTGTTCTCCATCATCCGCCAGGTGGCGCCCAGCAAGACGACGGTGCTGATTGAAGGGGAAAGCGGAACCGGGAAGGAACTGGTGGCCCAGGCCATCCATTCCCTTTCCGGCAGGCCGGAGAATAAATTCGTGGCCGTCAACTGCGCGGCCCTTTCCCCCCAGTTATTGGAAAGCGAGCTGTTCGGCCATGAAAAAGGCTCCTTCACCGGAGCCGGGCAGCGCCGCATCGGCCGCTTTGAACAGGCGGACGGCGGCACCATCTTCCTGGATGAAATCGGGGAAATAGACGCCGGAACGCAGGTCCGCCTGCTGAGGGTGCTGTCCGAACGGACCATTGAACGCGTAGGCTCCAACACGCCCATTCCGGTGAATGTGCGCATTATTGCCGCCACCAACAAATCACTGAAGAAACTCGTCCAGGAGGGCAAATTCCGGGAAGACCTCTATTTCCGCCTCAACGTGGTCCACATCCAGATGCCCCCCCTCCGGGACCGGCGAGAGGACGTGCCCCTGCTCGCCACCGCCTTCCTGAAAGAATTCGCCAGGGAGAACAACAAGGAATTCAAACCCCTTTCCCGGGACGCCCTTGACGCCGTACGGAACTACTCCTGGCCCGGAAACGTGCGGGAGCTGCGCACAGCCATGGAGCACGGCGTCGTCATGAGCAACTCCGCCAGCATAGAACTCTCCCATCTCCCACCCCGGCTGCACGCGCCGCAGCAGCCGGCCGCCCCGGGGAGCATGGCGCAGGAACAATTGGAGGACAATGCCCCCAGCACACAGAATGGGCTTGTCCCGGCAGGGGTTTTGAATTTATCCTTGCTGGAGCGGAATGCCATCCAACAAGCGCTGGCCCGGTCAAACGGCAACAGAACGGCGGCAGCCCACCTTCTGGGCATCAGCCGCCGCACCCTTCAACGCAAATTACAAGATATTCAACCTTCATGA